In Phycisphaerae bacterium RAS2, the DNA window CACCGGCGAGTTCGATCAGGCCAAGTGGTCGACGCTGACGGCTGACATGATCCAGTCCTACCTGGAGCGCGCGTCCGAGCAGAACAACATCCCGATCAAGCTGGTCGACCGCGAGCACCTGAAGATGACGATGGGCGAGAAGGACCTCGCAGCCGCCGGCGTCACGGACAGCGGCGACAACGTCGCGGCGGCGCAGGTCAAGGGTGCCAGCGCGATTTTAACGAGCAAGGTCACGGTCAAAATCGACAAGCAGGTCGGCAAGAAGCGCACCATCGATGCGATGGCGCTGGCAGCCGGTGCATGGGGCAGCGGCGGTTTCGGCGCCGGAGCGGTGGATACCGAACAGGTGGATGAAGAAGCCCGTAACATCACCGTGAGCTGCCAATTCCAGATCAAGGACCCGGCGACCAACGAAGTGATTGTTTCGCACAACGGAATGCCGTCGCAGGAATTCACCAAGACGTCGGCCAGCCCGTTCTTCGGATCTGCAAAGACCGAGGCGGACATGTCACCGCGCGACCAGGTCATCGGCGGCATGATTGAGCATCACGCCCAGGACTTCCTCGCGAAGTTCATTCCCATGTCGCGCCGAACGGACATCACGGTAAAGCCCAGCAGCGACAAGAACAGCATCGCCGGGGTGAACGCGCTGGTCGGCGACGATTACGAAACCGCCCTGGGCAGCTTCAAACAGGCCATTGCAGCGGACCCGACCGATCACAAGTCGTGCTTCGGCGCGGGCGTTGCATGCGAAAAGCTCGGCCGCCGCGACGAGGCCCGCAAGTACTACAAGCAGGCGAAGTCCTATGACAACGACGAGCCGCAGTACAACGCTGCGGTCGCGCGAATTGAGCGGATGTAATCACTCGGTGCAGACTTTGCCGATTCGCCGGGGTGGCGGTTGCCCGCGATCCAGTATGGACCGGGACGTACCAACCTTCGGAGGTTAGCGGTGTCTAGTTCGCCATGTTGATTCGCCAATGCGGAGGATTCCCTGCCGCTTGTCATTACAAGTAACCAAACGGGGCGGCCGTTCCTGACGAAATCGCCGGGCGGCCGACCGATCCTCGACCCAAGGAGAACACCATGATGAAACAATCGAAACGACTCATTGCCGCCGTAGTCTGTATGGCGGTTTGTCCGGCGCTGGTATCAGCGCAGGATGCCGCCAAGGATGCCCAGAACAAGCTGCTGGCCAAGCGCGCGGCTGAAGCGGATGCATACCGCAAGCTGGGCGAGACGATTCAGGGCCTGCAGATCACGTCGGACACGCATGTACGTGATTTCGTATGCGAGTCGGACACGATTCGATCAGACTTTGACGGATTTGTGCGGGGTGTGCGGTTCGGGAAGCCCAAGTGGGATTCCGAAGGCACCTGTTCAATCGAGGCCGAAGTAACCGTCGCCAAGCTCGTGGAGGAATTGAAGGAGCTTCACAAGCGGCATTACAAGGGCGACAAGTTGAAGTCCGAAGACTTCCGCCAGATCACGCAGTACTACAAGAAGGACATCATCAAGGCCGTCGGCATGGGCGCCCCGCGTCCGGAGCTTCCGCCCGGAATTCCCGGCGGCGATATTCCGATGCCGGCCGGCGTGACGGCTCCGCCGCCGGTGATCCCCGCCTTGTGGAAGAGCATCCCGCCACAGGAGCGGTTGATGGCGCAGCGCGCGGCGGAATTGGACGCGAAGCGCAAGCTGGTGGAGCGCATCAAGGGTCTGCGCGTGAGCAGCGCGACGCATGTGCGCGATTTCGTAGCCGAGTCCGACGTGATCGACGCGGAATGCGCGGCGACGCTGACCGGTTCGTACCAGGTTGGCGATGCCTATTTTCACGACGATGAGCTGATCGTTGAAGTGACCTGCGAAGTCCCGACCGAGCAAGTCATCACGACGATCAAGAGCCTGCACAAGCGCCACTACAAGGGCGACAAGGTGACGGGCATGGACATCGAGAAAGTCTCGCAGGAAATCAAGTCGCAGAAGTTCCAGGCGGTCGGAATGGGCGTACCGCGACCGCAGGCCATCGCTGTGTGCGTGAAGACCGCGAAGATCGAGCTGCCCGATTGGGCGGGCCAGAAGATTCGTGCCGAAGGCAACGGCGTACCGCCGGCCGACAAGACGGGCACGCCGCAAGGCAAGCTAATGGCTGCCCGCGCCGCGGAGTTGGATGCCAAGCGCCGACTCGGCGAGCAGGTCATGGGATTTGTGATCGAATCGAATACGACCGTTCGAGACTTCGTCACCGAGAACGACGAGATCAACACGCAATTGCTGGCATACATCCAGGGTGCGTACGTCGTGTCCACCAAGTACGACGCCGAAGGCACCGCCACGGTGGCCGTCGAGATGCCGGCCATGCAGATTTGGGAAATTGTTCACACGTACATCAAGGTCAAGCGGATGTAACGAGTGGATGGCCGTCGATTGAATTCCGGGGCTGCGGCGCGAGGGCGCTGCGGCCCCGCATTCGACGGATTGACTTGAAACGGCTAGGACTTTGAACGGTCTGTGATCAGGCCGGCGATTTCGAAAGGATTCGAACCATGTTGCGAAAGTTGATGGCTTTTTGTGTGGTCTGTTGCTTCGGGCTGGCGATTTCGAGTGGTTGCTCGGAAAACGAACACAAGGTGACGGAAAAGAAAGAAGTGAAGACCGAAGGAGAGGTTCGAGACGTCTCTCCGGGCGAGATGGTCGTCGAATAGTCCGGGGCTGGCGATCCAGGCAGAGCGTGCTATTGCTCAAACCGTGACGCATTGCGGAAAAGGGCGCGCGCTGGTGCGCGATGAATGCACGATTTTTACTATTCTTACTCCTGCTTGCAGTGTCCGCGGCCGAGTCGGGCTGCGCGAACAATCAGCGGGTCGTGGACGAGCATCACGAGGCCCTGACGCGGGAAGAAGAAGGTTAGCGAAGCGGGGATCGCCGATATAGTATGTCGCTTGATCCGATGTCCGCCCAGTGCGGCTCGAACGAACGGCATGAATCAGAAAACTCATTCCAAACCGTGGTACGACAAGGGTCTAAAGTTCACCTGCACCCAGTGCGGCAACTGCTGCACCGGCGCGCCGGGTTATGTCTATCTCTCGCCCGATGAGATCAAGCTGGTCTCGGCGTTTCTGGGGCGCACAGATGGAACGCTTTCA includes these proteins:
- a CDS encoding Tetratricopeptide repeat protein, which produces MKQFARLAVFALAVSAIGCSKTPIANVEITESSQPKTPLSSQHMQIAVMNANMADSTGEFDQAKWSTLTADMIQSYLERASEQNNIPIKLVDREHLKMTMGEKDLAAAGVTDSGDNVAAAQVKGASAILTSKVTVKIDKQVGKKRTIDAMALAAGAWGSGGFGAGAVDTEQVDEEARNITVSCQFQIKDPATNEVIVSHNGMPSQEFTKTSASPFFGSAKTEADMSPRDQVIGGMIEHHAQDFLAKFIPMSRRTDITVKPSSDKNSIAGVNALVGDDYETALGSFKQAIAADPTDHKSCFGAGVACEKLGRRDEARKYYKQAKSYDNDEPQYNAAVARIERM